Proteins encoded together in one Canis aureus isolate CA01 chromosome 21, VMU_Caureus_v.1.0, whole genome shotgun sequence window:
- the LOC144292106 gene encoding pepsin F-like isoform X3, protein MKWFGVLGLVALSECLVTIPLTRIKSMRENLREKDKLKDYLEKHPYNLAYKFVESVDPDTGVYYESMRNYLDLAYVGTIRIGTPPQEFKVIFDTGSSDLWVPSIYCSSPACANHNVFNPLLSTTFRVSGRPIHLQYGSGTMSGFLAYDTIRFEGLVDESQAFGLSLREPGKFMEYAVFDGILGLAYPSLSLQGTIPIFDNLWKQGLIAQELFAFYLSKKEEEGSVVMFGGVDHSYYRGDLNWVPVSKPFYWQLSMDSISVNGAVIACSGGCEAIIDTGTSLLIGPSSVVLNIQKIINAKRSYSGEYMIDCSTINTLPDIVFAINGVNYPVPASAYIRDGQEGTCYSNFDEGRGGLFVSDSWILGDVFLRLYFTVFNRGNDTIGLAPAV, encoded by the exons ATGAAGTGGTTTGGGGTCCTCGGGCTGGTGGCCCTCTCAGAGTGCTTAGTCAC AATCCCTCTGACAAGGATCAAGTCCATGCGAGAAAACCTcagggagaaggacaagctgAAAGATTATCTAGAGAAGCATCCTTACAACCTGGCCTACAAGTTTGTTGAGTCTGTAGATCCAGACACAGGGGTCTATTATGAATCCATGAGGAATTACCTGGAT CTAGCCTACGTTGGCACCATCAGAATTGGGACGCCCCCACAGGAGTTCAAGGTCATCTTTGACACGGGCTCGTCCGACCTGTGGGTGCCGTCCATCTACTGCTCCAGCCCTGCCTGCG CTAATCACAACGTCTTCAACCCTCTGCTGTCCACCACCTTCCGGGTCTCGGGACGGCCCATCCACCTCCAGTACGGTTCTGGGACGATGTCAGGATTTCTCGCCTACGACACCATTCGG TTCGAGGGCCTCGTTGACGAGTCTCAGGCATTTGGCCTGAGCCTGAGGGAGCCTGGCAAGTTCATGGAATATGCAGTTTTCGATGGCATCCTGGGCCTGGCCTACCCCAGCCTCAGCCTCCAAGGGACCATCCCCATTTTCGACAACCTGTGGAAACAAGGTCTCATTGCTCAGGAGCTCTTTGCCTTCTACTTGAGCAA aaaggaggaggagggcagcgTGGTGATGTTCGGAGGCGTGGACCACTCCTACTATAGGGGAGACCTCAACTGGGTGCCCGTATCCAAACCCTTCTACTGGCAATTATCCATGGACAG CATCTCCGTGAACGGAGCGGTAATTGCATGCAGTGGTGGCTGCGAGGCCATTATTGATACGGGAACCTCGTTGCTGATTGGCCCATCTAGTGTTGTCCTCAACATCCAGAAGATCATCAATGCCAAGCGGTCCTACAGTGGCGAG TACATGATTGACTGCAGCACCATCAACACCCTACCCGACATTGTCTTCGCCATCAATGGCGTCAACTACCCAGTGCCAGCCAGTGCCTACATCCGGGAT GGTCAGGAGGGCACCTGCTACAGCAACTTTGATGAGGGCAGAGGCGGCTTGTTCGTCTCAGACTCCTGGATCCTGGGTGATGTCTTCCTGAGGTTGTATTTTACCGTCTTCAACCGAGGGAACGACACGATCGGCCTGGCTCCAGCGGTGTAA
- the LOC144292106 gene encoding pepsin F-like isoform X2, producing the protein MRENLREKDKLKDYLEKHPYNLAYKFVESVDPDTGVYYESMRNYLDLAYVGTIRIGTPPQEFKVIFDTGSSDLWVPSIYCSSPACANHNVFNPLLSTTFRVSGRPIHLQYGSGTMSGFLAYDTIRFEGLVDESQAFGLSLREPGKFMEYAVFDGILGLAYPSLSLQGTIPIFDNLWKQGLIAQELFAFYLSKKEEEGSVVMFGGVDHSYYRGDLNWVPVSKPFYWQLSMDSISVNGAVIACSGGCEAIIDTGTSLLIGPSSVVLNIQKIINAKRSYSGEYMIDCSTINTLPDIVFAINGVNYPVPASAYIRDGQEGTCYSNFDEGRGGLFVSDSWILGDVFLRLYFTVFNRGNDTIGLAPAV; encoded by the exons ATGCGAGAAAACCTcagggagaaggacaagctgAAAGATTATCTAGAGAAGCATCCTTACAACCTGGCCTACAAGTTTGTTGAGTCTGTAGATCCAGACACAGGGGTCTATTATGAATCCATGAGGAATTACCTGGAT CTAGCCTACGTTGGCACCATCAGAATTGGGACGCCCCCACAGGAGTTCAAGGTCATCTTTGACACGGGCTCGTCCGACCTGTGGGTGCCGTCCATCTACTGCTCCAGCCCTGCCTGCG CTAATCACAACGTCTTCAACCCTCTGCTGTCCACCACCTTCCGGGTCTCGGGACGGCCCATCCACCTCCAGTACGGTTCTGGGACGATGTCAGGATTTCTCGCCTACGACACCATTCGG TTCGAGGGCCTCGTTGACGAGTCTCAGGCATTTGGCCTGAGCCTGAGGGAGCCTGGCAAGTTCATGGAATATGCAGTTTTCGATGGCATCCTGGGCCTGGCCTACCCCAGCCTCAGCCTCCAAGGGACCATCCCCATTTTCGACAACCTGTGGAAACAAGGTCTCATTGCTCAGGAGCTCTTTGCCTTCTACTTGAGCAA aaaggaggaggagggcagcgTGGTGATGTTCGGAGGCGTGGACCACTCCTACTATAGGGGAGACCTCAACTGGGTGCCCGTATCCAAACCCTTCTACTGGCAATTATCCATGGACAG CATCTCCGTGAACGGAGCGGTAATTGCATGCAGTGGTGGCTGCGAGGCCATTATTGATACGGGAACCTCGTTGCTGATTGGCCCATCTAGTGTTGTCCTCAACATCCAGAAGATCATCAATGCCAAGCGGTCCTACAGTGGCGAG TACATGATTGACTGCAGCACCATCAACACCCTACCCGACATTGTCTTCGCCATCAATGGCGTCAACTACCCAGTGCCAGCCAGTGCCTACATCCGGGAT GGTCAGGAGGGCACCTGCTACAGCAACTTTGATGAGGGCAGAGGCGGCTTGTTCGTCTCAGACTCCTGGATCCTGGGTGATGTCTTCCTGAGGTTGTATTTTACCGTCTTCAACCGAGGGAACGACACGATCGGCCTGGCTCCAGCGGTGTAA
- the LOC144292106 gene encoding pepsin F-like isoform X1: MTGGVSRDAGAGAPAGRNKGEQEPFPEEKAPPPSTPGLWQPGLATTWWQLAYVGTIRIGTPPQEFKVIFDTGSSDLWVPSIYCSSPACANHNVFNPLLSTTFRVSGRPIHLQYGSGTMSGFLAYDTIRFEGLVDESQAFGLSLREPGKFMEYAVFDGILGLAYPSLSLQGTIPIFDNLWKQGLIAQELFAFYLSKKEEEGSVVMFGGVDHSYYRGDLNWVPVSKPFYWQLSMDSISVNGAVIACSGGCEAIIDTGTSLLIGPSSVVLNIQKIINAKRSYSGEYMIDCSTINTLPDIVFAINGVNYPVPASAYIRDGQEGTCYSNFDEGRGGLFVSDSWILGDVFLRLYFTVFNRGNDTIGLAPAV; the protein is encoded by the exons ATGACTGGAGGTGTGAGCAGGgatgctggggctggggctcctgcaGGCAGAAACAAGGGGGAACAGGAACCCTTCCCAGAGGAGAAGGCACCCCCACCCTCAACTCCTGGTCTGTGGCAACCAGGTCTGGCAACGACCTGGTGGCAG CTAGCCTACGTTGGCACCATCAGAATTGGGACGCCCCCACAGGAGTTCAAGGTCATCTTTGACACGGGCTCGTCCGACCTGTGGGTGCCGTCCATCTACTGCTCCAGCCCTGCCTGCG CTAATCACAACGTCTTCAACCCTCTGCTGTCCACCACCTTCCGGGTCTCGGGACGGCCCATCCACCTCCAGTACGGTTCTGGGACGATGTCAGGATTTCTCGCCTACGACACCATTCGG TTCGAGGGCCTCGTTGACGAGTCTCAGGCATTTGGCCTGAGCCTGAGGGAGCCTGGCAAGTTCATGGAATATGCAGTTTTCGATGGCATCCTGGGCCTGGCCTACCCCAGCCTCAGCCTCCAAGGGACCATCCCCATTTTCGACAACCTGTGGAAACAAGGTCTCATTGCTCAGGAGCTCTTTGCCTTCTACTTGAGCAA aaaggaggaggagggcagcgTGGTGATGTTCGGAGGCGTGGACCACTCCTACTATAGGGGAGACCTCAACTGGGTGCCCGTATCCAAACCCTTCTACTGGCAATTATCCATGGACAG CATCTCCGTGAACGGAGCGGTAATTGCATGCAGTGGTGGCTGCGAGGCCATTATTGATACGGGAACCTCGTTGCTGATTGGCCCATCTAGTGTTGTCCTCAACATCCAGAAGATCATCAATGCCAAGCGGTCCTACAGTGGCGAG TACATGATTGACTGCAGCACCATCAACACCCTACCCGACATTGTCTTCGCCATCAATGGCGTCAACTACCCAGTGCCAGCCAGTGCCTACATCCGGGAT GGTCAGGAGGGCACCTGCTACAGCAACTTTGATGAGGGCAGAGGCGGCTTGTTCGTCTCAGACTCCTGGATCCTGGGTGATGTCTTCCTGAGGTTGTATTTTACCGTCTTCAACCGAGGGAACGACACGATCGGCCTGGCTCCAGCGGTGTAA